In the genome of Streptomyces fagopyri, the window AGCGGCTGCGAGGTGATGGTCTTGCCCTGCAGGGCGAAGAGGATGACGATCGTGAAGAGCAGGCCGTACAGGGCGAACGGGCCGATCTTCGGCAGGAAGCCGGTCTCGTAGGTCTCGCGGCCGAGCTTCTTCTCGCCGATGCGGCGGGTGAGGAAGCCGGCCAGCAGCGGGACGCCGAGGAAGATGACGACGTTAAGCGCGATCTTCCACATGGAGATGTCCAGGTGCTGGCCGTCGCCCAGGCCGAGCCAATTGGGCAGCAGGTCGAGGTAGAACCAGCCGAGCAGGCCGAACGCGAGGACCTGGAAGACCGAGTTCAGGGCGACGAGGACGGCGGCGGCCTCGCGGTCACCGCAGGCCAGGTCGTTCCAGATGATGACCATGGCGATGCAGCGGGCCAGGCCGACGATGATCAGACCGGTGCGGTACTCGGGCAGGTCCGGCAGGAAGATCCAGGCCAGCGCGAACATGACGGCCGGTCCGATGAGCCAGTTGCTGACCAGCGAGGAAACCATGAGCTTGCGGTCGCCGGTGACGTCGTCGAGCTTGTCGTAGCGGACCTTGGCCAGGACCGGATACATCATGACCAGCAGGCCGACGGCGATCGGCAGGGAGATGCCGCCGGTCTCCACCTTCGCCAGAGCGTCGTTGAGGCCTGGGATGAGCCGGCCGAGGCCGAGGCCGACGGCCATCGCGGCGAGGATCCACACGGCGAGGAACCGGTCGAGCGTCGACAGCTTCGCGACGACCGACGAGTCCTCGGTGGTCGCGGGTGCTTCGGTGGGGGTCACGGGCAGGCCCTCTTGTTGTCGGCGGCGTTGCGGGCGGACTCGGCCAGGTCGGCGAACTGTCCGGCGAGGTTGGCGATGACGTCGGCGCGCAGCTTGTAGTAGGTGAAGCGGCCGCACGGCTCGGTCTCCACCACTCCGGCCTCGCGCAGCACTCTCATGTGGTTGGAGAGGTTGGTCTGCTTCGCCCCTGTCTCCTCGATGAGGTGCGTGGTGCAGAGCGTCTCCTTGGCCAGGAGGGAGACGATCTGGAGGCGGAGCGGGTCGGCCAGAACCCGCATCAGATCAGCGTCGACTGACATCAGCATGCACTGATATTGTCACATCGCTCGGGACTGATGCCAGCGCTGAGTGATCTTCGAGGCCTGCATGTTCCGTGACTGCGTCCTCACCGCCGTACTGCCTGACGACCGGCTGGCCTCAGGCGTCGCCCGCCTCGCCCTGTCGAACCACTCAACTGTCGCCGGGCGCCCGGACTTCACCCCTGCACCACGCGCACCGCTCCATCACGGACGAAGGAAGAACTGATGCCCTCGAGCCCGCTCGCCTCCGTGCTGTTCGTCTGCGTCCACAATGCCGGGCGCTCGCAGATGGCCTCCGGATTCCTCAACCACCTCGCGGGCGACCGGGTCGAGGTCCGCTCCGCCGGTTCCATCCCGGGAGACCAGGTCAATCCGTCCGCCGTCGAGGCGATGAAGGAGGTCGGCATCGACATCTCCGGCCAGAAGCCGAAGATCCTCACCACCGAGGCCGTTCAGGCGTCCGACTACGTCATCACCATGGGCTGCGGCGACGCCTGCCCCATTTTTCCCGGCAAGAAGTACCTCGACTGGGACCTGGAGGACCCGGCCGGCAAGGGCGTCGAGGCCGTCCGCCCGATCCGCGACGAGATCAAGACCCGCATCGAGGCTCTGATCGCCGAGATCGAAGCCCGGCAGGAGGCGTGACTCCGTGACCGGCAGCGGCGCACGCGAGGTCATCGGCATCGGCTCCGGCCCCGCCTGATTCCCCGTCGCCCGCTACACCACCCGCGCCGGCCTGAAGCCACATACAGCGGGCCTGAACGTTGCCGCGCTCGTCGATGAGCAGCCCCCACGCGTGCTGAGGTCCCGGAGGGCATTGGTGGGGACACGCTCTCCCCGGCCGACAGGAGGAGCACGGTGACTGCGCCGGGCGCAGTCACCTGACTGATGCCACGATGCTGGCGGGAGCCCTGCCACGCACTGCACAGTCACCAGGGGCGCCCTTCACGACGTGCGCGGCCTCCACTCCCTCGTGCGGTCCCGCTCTCCACGCCGCGCCCATCGCGCACCATCGGGGCCTTCAGGCTCGCCGCCCGTGACGAGCCTGCTCACAGACCGGGGATGCGGTGCGTGACCGGCAGGCATATCGAGGAGCTGGAACGCTTGCCTGCGGTGGCCCTGACCGGGCCGCCTGCCTGTGCTGTGTGCGGGGGCGCGTGTCGTGTGCTCTGTTCGGAGGAGGCCGGGTTGCTCTACTTTCCGGTACGCGAGGGGCTGAGCGCAGTGGCCAGTGGCGTCGGAGGAGTGGTGGCGGTGTGCGGAGCGTTCTGCGGGCCGGCAAGTTGATTTCGTTCGACCCCGCGCAGGGGCTGGGGTTCATCGCCCCCTGCGGCGGCGAGGAACACGTTCCATTCCAGACGGAGGCGGTGAGGTTCGTGGACGTGGTCGCGGAGGGGCAGCTGGTCATCTACGCGATCGAGCGTGCGGATGCAGCGGTACGGGCCGTGGAGGTACGCCCCGCGTAGTAGGACTCCGTTAGGTCTTTCTTGATCTTGTTGTCGTGCGGGCTCTGGTGGGGAGGGGTTGCCGGCAGCTGCTGCAGATCCCGGTCCAGCACCTCAGGGTGTCTTGGAGAGCGTCGAGGATCTGGTAGAGGGTGATGCTGGGTGCGGTGCTTTTGGGGCCAGGCGCTGTTCGGTGAGGAAGGCTTGGGCGGCGGTCACGAGGGTGACGTGGTGGTGCCAGCCGGGCCAGGAACGGCCTTCGAAGTGGTCCAGGCCCAGGCCGTGCTTGAGCTCGCGGTAGTCGTGCTCGATGCGCCAGCGGACCTTGGCCAGGCGGACCAGATCGGCGATCGGGGTGTCGGGCGGGAGGTTGGAAAGCCAGTATTCGCTTGGCGCGTCGGCTCCGGCGGGCCATTCGGCCAGGAGCCAGCAGTCGGGCAGGACCCCGTCCCACCAGCCCTGTCCGGCTGAGGCCGCTGCTTTGATCGGTCGTTCGACGGCTTTTCCGGCCGGACGCACGCGCACCGCCGCGAAGCGGGAACGTAACTCCCCTTTCGAACCCTGGCGCCACGTGAGCGGGGTGAATGCCTCTCGCCCCAGAGCCGTGGCAAGAGCCGCCACTGACGGCGCCTTCTGGCGGTAACGCGGCTGGGGCCAGCAGCCGATATCTCCTTTGCGGTCCGGAGCCATGGGCTGTGCGTCGAACGGGTGGGCGCTCACGTCCGAGCGGACGGACAGGACATAGGTGAGTCCTCGCTCCGAGAGGGCGGCCCGCAGGTGTGCGTTGGTGCCGTAGGCGGCGTCGGACACCACCGCCGGCGGTGTCATGCCCCAGTCCGCGAGAGCGTCGAGCATGTCCAGTGCCAGACGCCATTTCTCCCGGTGTATGACCTCGGGCGGAACCTGGGTCCTGGTGCGGCGGTGGCCGTCCGCAGCCCAGTCCTCGGGCAGGAACAGCCTCCACTGCAGGGGGCATGAGGCAGTGTCACTGGCGGCGTGGACACTGACGGCGACCTGGCAGTTCGCCCGTTTGCCCAGGGCTCCGCAGTACTGCGGAGCCACACCGACCGACATCCGGCCGTCTTTCGGCATCGACACATCGTCGATCACCCACGCCACCGGGTCGACCAGCGGCAGCAGACGTTCGTTGATCCGCCGCTGCACGGGCACCGGATCCCAGGTCGACTGGTTCACGAACTGCTGCAGGTTCTGCTCGTTGCCGTCCGGCAGTCGCGCCGCCATCGCCTGGATCGACTTGCGACGGCCGTCCAGCATCAGTCCCCGCAGATAACAGTCACCCTTGGCCCGCTGGTCCTTCCGCGGCACCGAAGCGAACACATCGGCCACGAACAACGCCAACGTCGCCCGAACACGCCTCACTTCATGTAAATCCACCACCCCAACATGCTCTTGATCAGCGCAAACCGAAAGACCTAACGGAGTCCTAGTAGTGCTCTGACCGCAAAGGTTCACCTGGTTTGCTGCACTCCTGGCGGGAGGCTACTTCTTGCGCTGGCTCTCGATCTCGGCGGACAGCACGACCATGTTGTGCAGATGCGTGTAGTACTTGGCCGCGTACTCGTCGTCGATCGCCGGAAGGACCTTCCCGAACGCCGACGTCAGCCGCTGTGTCAGGCGTGCGGAGGCCTGGTCGCTGAGCAGGTCTTCGTAGACGCTGGCGGCGTAGGCATAGGCGTCCGAGTCGAGCATCACCATGTCCCGGCCCTCGACGTCCAGACCGCGGAAGCCGGGTGGGAACGGCCTGGCCATGTGCTGTGCCATCATCTGCGCAAGCGCGTCAAGCTTCTCATCAAGGATGGGGAGATCCTGCCAGGGAACCCAGGCCCGGGAGCCTGCCCTGCTCATGAGCTTCCTGTCCGGGCGCCCTGGTCCCCGGGGTCCGGCGGGACCGGACTTCGGGGACCAGGGCGGCAGGCCGCGTACCGCCGTACACGGCCTGCCGCGCTGTGCAGCGGCAGCACCATATCCGCAGCAACGGCCCGGTACGAAACGGGCGTTGTGCCAGGTGCGCGGGACGTGGAACCGGGCCTTGTGTGGCCTCGGCGACGTCGACGCTGCTTACGCCGTCAGGTCCGCCCGCAGGGGCGGCGGCCTGACTCGGTCGTTGCCGCCGGCTGTGGGGTTACACGGTTGTGGGCTGCTCCGTGGTCGTCTCGTCGGCGTGTTCGCCGGTGACGAGGTAGATGACGCGTCGGGCGACGGACACGGCGTGGTCGGCGAATCGTTCGTAGTAGCGTCCGACCAGGGTGACGTCGACGGCTGTCTCGACTCCGTGGTGCCACTGTTTGTCCATCAGGTGCTGGAAGACCACGCGGTGCAGTTCGTCCATGCGGTCGTCGTCCTTCTCCAACTGGAGGGCTGCTTCGACGTCCTGGGTGATGATGACTTCGGCGGCCTGTGCCATCAGGCGCTGGGCGAGTTGACCCATCTCCAGGATGGTGCGGCGCAGGTCCCGGGGCACGGCCTTGGCGGGGAAGCGCATCCGGGCCAGCTTCGCCACGTGCTCGGCGAGGTCGCCGCTGCGTTCCAGGTCCGCACTCATGCGCAGTGACGTGACCACGGTCCGCAGGTCTGTGGCGACGGGCTGCTGCCTGGCG includes:
- the arsB gene encoding ACR3 family arsenite efflux transporter, with product MTPTEAPATTEDSSVVAKLSTLDRFLAVWILAAMAVGLGLGRLIPGLNDALAKVETGGISLPIAVGLLVMMYPVLAKVRYDKLDDVTGDRKLMVSSLVSNWLIGPAVMFALAWIFLPDLPEYRTGLIIVGLARCIAMVIIWNDLACGDREAAAVLVALNSVFQVLAFGLLGWFYLDLLPNWLGLGDGQHLDISMWKIALNVVIFLGVPLLAGFLTRRIGEKKLGRETYETGFLPKIGPFALYGLLFTIVILFALQGKTITSQPLDVARIALPLLVYFAIMWFGTFALGKVIGLAYDRTATLAFTAAGNNFELAIAVAIATFGVTSGQALSGVVGPLIEVPVLVALVYVSLAWRRKFSAAHQLTPTPQAS
- a CDS encoding ArsR/SmtB family transcription factor, translated to MLMSVDADLMRVLADPLRLQIVSLLAKETLCTTHLIEETGAKQTNLSNHMRVLREAGVVETEPCGRFTYYKLRADVIANLAGQFADLAESARNAADNKRACP
- a CDS encoding cold-shock protein gives rise to the protein MRSVLRAGKLISFDPAQGLGFIAPCGGEEHVPFQTEAVRFVDVVAEGQLVIYAIERADAAVRAVEVRPA
- a CDS encoding arsenate reductase ArsC, with protein sequence MPSSPLASVLFVCVHNAGRSQMASGFLNHLAGDRVEVRSAGSIPGDQVNPSAVEAMKEVGIDISGQKPKILTTEAVQASDYVITMGCGDACPIFPGKKYLDWDLEDPAGKGVEAVRPIRDEIKTRIEALIAEIEARQEA
- the phoU gene encoding phosphate signaling complex protein PhoU codes for the protein MREAYHEELGSIGDTLVEMANLVGSAIGLATTALLDADLKLAENVISADNKIDDLQRDLENRAIAILARQQPVATDLRTVVTSLRMSADLERSGDLAEHVAKLARMRFPAKAVPRDLRRTILEMGQLAQRLMAQAAEVIITQDVEAALQLEKDDDRMDELHRVVFQHLMDKQWHHGVETAVDVTLVGRYYERFADHAVSVARRVIYLVTGEHADETTTEQPTTV
- a CDS encoding IS701 family transposase, encoding MDLHEVRRVRATLALFVADVFASVPRKDQRAKGDCYLRGLMLDGRRKSIQAMAARLPDGNEQNLQQFVNQSTWDPVPVQRRINERLLPLVDPVAWVIDDVSMPKDGRMSVGVAPQYCGALGKRANCQVAVSVHAASDTASCPLQWRLFLPEDWAADGHRRTRTQVPPEVIHREKWRLALDMLDALADWGMTPPAVVSDAAYGTNAHLRAALSERGLTYVLSVRSDVSAHPFDAQPMAPDRKGDIGCWPQPRYRQKAPSVAALATALGREAFTPLTWRQGSKGELRSRFAAVRVRPAGKAVERPIKAAASAGQGWWDGVLPDCWLLAEWPAGADAPSEYWLSNLPPDTPIADLVRLAKVRWRIEHDYRELKHGLGLDHFEGRSWPGWHHHVTLVTAAQAFLTEQRLAPKAPHPASPSTRSSTLSKTP